From a region of the Rhodoligotrophos appendicifer genome:
- a CDS encoding M48 family metalloprotease: MGRSHIDFRSLAARACALVLAVAVFMTGIGIRHLEAAGLPLIRDTEIEQLLRDYATPVFRAAGLRPDGVNVYIINAPTINAFVSGGQRVFIHTGLITECETPNEVIGVLAHETGHIAGGHLTRMQRQLDKASTAAIVGMLLGVATMVGAGLSGQGELARGGQGLMLGGQSLAERNLLSYARAQESSADQAAVKYLTATKQSAKGMIDLFEKLSNQSLASSVAIDPYVLSHPMPLDRVRNLEINARKSPYFDTPDDPALLARHRMVQAKLTGFLGSPQRVYQKYPTSDTSPPARYARSIVAFRTGDTRAAMVEIDALLQAQPKNPYFWELKGQALLEGGSPKQAIAPLRKAVELMPRADLTRVMLAQAMLSTEDPGLVDSAQQLLLRAKRTEADSPDLHAQLALSYARKNNIPMADLETAEVALLTGDYDLAKQKAKRSMAAFKRGTPEWIRANDILNVKTEDS, encoded by the coding sequence ATGGGCAGATCACATATCGACTTCAGGTCACTCGCCGCCAGGGCCTGCGCCCTGGTGCTGGCGGTGGCCGTCTTCATGACCGGGATCGGCATCCGCCATCTTGAGGCGGCGGGGCTGCCCTTGATCCGCGATACCGAGATCGAGCAGCTTCTGCGCGATTACGCGACGCCGGTCTTCCGGGCTGCCGGCCTCAGGCCCGACGGCGTGAACGTCTATATTATCAACGCCCCCACCATCAACGCCTTCGTCTCCGGCGGCCAGCGCGTCTTCATCCACACCGGCCTGATCACCGAATGCGAGACGCCCAACGAGGTGATCGGCGTCCTGGCCCACGAGACCGGCCATATCGCCGGCGGCCATCTGACGCGCATGCAGCGCCAGCTCGACAAGGCCTCGACCGCCGCGATCGTCGGCATGCTTCTCGGTGTCGCCACCATGGTGGGCGCCGGTCTCAGCGGCCAGGGCGAGCTCGCCCGCGGCGGCCAGGGCTTGATGCTTGGCGGCCAGTCCTTGGCCGAGCGCAACCTGCTCTCCTATGCCCGCGCCCAGGAATCCTCCGCCGACCAGGCGGCGGTGAAATATCTGACCGCGACCAAGCAATCGGCCAAGGGCATGATCGATCTGTTCGAGAAGCTCTCGAACCAGTCCCTCGCCTCCTCCGTGGCGATCGACCCTTACGTCCTCAGCCACCCCATGCCCCTCGACCGGGTGCGCAATCTCGAGATCAACGCCCGCAAGAGCCCCTATTTCGACACCCCCGACGATCCGGCTCTGTTGGCGCGCCACCGCATGGTCCAGGCGAAGCTCACCGGCTTCTTGGGCTCGCCGCAGCGCGTCTACCAGAAATACCCCACCAGCGACACGAGCCCCCCGGCGCGCTATGCCCGCTCCATCGTCGCCTTCCGCACCGGCGACACCCGCGCGGCCATGGTCGAGATCGACGCGCTGCTCCAGGCGCAGCCGAAGAATCCCTATTTCTGGGAGTTGAAGGGCCAGGCCCTGCTGGAGGGGGGCAGTCCGAAACAGGCCATCGCGCCGCTGCGTAAGGCCGTCGAGCTCATGCCGCGGGCGGATCTGACCCGGGTGATGCTGGCCCAGGCCATGCTGTCCACCGAGGATCCTGGCCTGGTCGACTCCGCCCAGCAGCTCCTGCTCCGCGCCAAGCGCACCGAGGCCGACAGTCCCGATCTCCACGCCCAGCTGGCCTTGAGCTATGCCCGCAAGAACAATATCCCCATGGCCGATCTCGAGACCGCCGAAGTGGCCCTGCTGACCGGCGATTATGATCTCGCCAAGCAGAAGGCGAAGCGCTCCATGGCCGCCTTCAAGCGCGGCACGCCCGAATGGATCCGCGCCAACGATATCTTGAACGTCAAGACCGAAGACAGCTGA
- a CDS encoding DsbA family protein: MRFVTRRLAPLAMSCLLGVSSVASPAFAAEFNDAQRGEIVDTIRSYLLANPEFLREVIAALEAKDQSQQMGQAKEAIKENASLIFRSKTDMVAGNPEGDVTVVEFFDYNCGYCKRSLPDVNALLDKDKQVRLVLKEFPILGPGSIFASKAALAARKQEKYLELHNAMMEHKGTLDEAGVLAMSEKLGLDIAKLKADMEAPEVQAQIDESYKLAQALGIQGTPAFIIGDRFIPGAVGIDTLSELVTDVRKDGSCSIC, translated from the coding sequence ATGCGCTTTGTCACTCGTCGCCTCGCGCCCCTGGCGATGTCCTGCCTGCTCGGTGTGTCGAGTGTCGCCTCGCCGGCCTTTGCCGCCGAGTTCAACGATGCGCAGCGCGGCGAGATCGTCGACACGATCCGCAGCTATCTCCTGGCCAATCCGGAGTTTCTGCGCGAGGTCATCGCAGCCCTGGAGGCCAAGGACCAGAGCCAGCAGATGGGCCAGGCCAAGGAGGCGATCAAGGAGAACGCTTCCCTGATCTTCCGCAGCAAGACCGACATGGTGGCCGGCAACCCTGAGGGCGACGTCACCGTGGTCGAGTTCTTCGATTACAATTGCGGCTACTGCAAGCGCTCGCTCCCCGACGTGAACGCCCTCCTCGACAAGGACAAGCAGGTCCGCCTGGTGCTGAAGGAGTTCCCGATCCTGGGCCCCGGCTCGATCTTTGCCTCCAAGGCTGCCCTCGCCGCCCGCAAGCAGGAGAAATACCTGGAGCTCCACAACGCGATGATGGAACACAAGGGGACCCTCGACGAAGCCGGCGTGCTGGCCATGTCCGAAAAGCTCGGCCTCGACATCGCGAAGCTGAAGGCCGACATGGAGGCCCCCGAGGTCCAGGCGCAGATCGACGAGAGCTACAAGCTGGCCCAGGCCCTCGGCATCCAGGGCACCCCCGCCTTCATCATCGGCGATCGCTTCATTCCCGGCGCCGTCGGGATCGACACCCTCTCCGAGCTGGTGACCGACGTACGCAAGGACGGCAGTTGCTCGATCTGCTGA